The Papaver somniferum cultivar HN1 chromosome 3, ASM357369v1, whole genome shotgun sequence genome includes a region encoding these proteins:
- the LOC113360804 gene encoding fatty alcohol:caffeoyl-CoA acyltransferase-like: protein MSSELPVCVLKSQPVLIFPEKPTPKCSLYLSNIDNLDYLRYHFELLWVYRKSIPIEDLKSSLSKLLFHYYPFAGRIRNCANNEDRLEVDCNGKGALIAEGFMDFTVDEFLKDNTWLNRAWKDKLLFEVDVQTGLDIPPLVIQATYLSCGGMLMCIAMHHCMADGTGASKFLHDWAYIHTNPNMDLPIPPIHNREMLKPRNPLQVPFDHPEFTGITQDFDIPTYFESQTLAPSCLTITPSHIQHLKQLCEPSLKCTTLEALAAHVWRCYIKALNLPPSLIVQLFIPTSMKTNIEPNLPKGYYGNGVVLACAGTTVKDLVTAKMNHIVELIQNAKRRVRCNDYVRSLIDIIEEKKVPPLHIRQLSISDWRMLGFHELDFGEGKPLHISQLASDAMCKFLPFIGDSNAAKVLVWVPKNIVHKFEYYMMNDFIQEYDKLISVGGLKFQGKKIRSKV from the exons atGTCCAGTGAACTACCAGTTTGTGTCCTCAAGTCCCAACCAGTTCTAATCTTCCCTGAAAAACCAACTCCAAAATGTTCATTATATCTCTCTAACATAGATAATCTAGATTATCTAAGGTATCATTTTGAACTCCTGTGGGTTTATAGAAAATCAATACCTATTGAAGATTTAAAGTCTTCCCTTTCTAAACTTCTTTTTCATTACTATCCATTTGCTGGAAGGATTAGAAATTGTGCCAATAATGAAGATAGACTTGAAGTTGATTGTAATGGTAAAGGTGCTTTAATTGCTGAAGGATTTATGGATTTTACCGTTGACGAGTTTTTGAAAGATAATACATGGCTTAACCGGGCCTGGAAGGATAAGCTCTTGTTTGAAGTTGATGTTCAAACCGGCTTGGATATTCCTCCTCTTGTGATTCAG GCAACATATCTAAGCTGCGGAGGAATGTTGATGTGCATCGCTATGCACCACTGCATGGCCGATGGTACTGGTGCATCGAAGTTTCTCCATGATTGGGCATACATACATACTAACCCCAACATGGATCTTCCAATTCCGCCAATCCACAACCGGGAAATGTTGAAACCTAGAAACCCTCTACAAGTACCCTTCGATCATCCTGAATTCACAGGCATTACTCAAGATTTTGATATTCCTACGTATTTTGAATCTCAAACATTGGCTCCTAGTTGCTTAACTATTACACCATCACATATCCAACATCTCAAACAATTATGTGAACCCTCTCTAAAATGCACCACACTTGAAGCACTAGCTGCACACGTCTGGCGCTGTTACATTAAAGCCCTAAATCTACCTCCATCACTCATAGTCCAACTCTTCATCCCAACAAGCATGAAGACAAACATAGAACCAAATTTGCCAAAAGGGTATTACGGTAACGGTGTTGTACTTGCATGTGCTGGAACGACAGTTAAAGATTTAGTGACTGCTAAGATGAACCATATTGTAGAACTAATTCAGAATGCTAAAAGAAGAGTACGATGTAATGATTATGTGAGATCTTTGATTGATATTATCGAAGAGAAAAAAGTACCGCCTTTACATATACGTCAATTGAGTATATCCGATTGGAGAATGCTGGGGTTCCATGAATTGGATTTTGGTGAAGGTAAGCCTTTACATATAAGTCAATTGGCCAGTGACGCAATGTGTAAGTTTCTACCATTCATCGGTGATAGTAACGCTGCAAAGGTTCTTGTTTGGGTACCTAAGAATATTGTGCACAAATTTGAATATTACATGATGAATGATTTCATTCAAGAATATGACAAGCTGATCAGTGTTGGTGGCTTGAAGTTTCAAGGAAAGAAGATCAGGAGTAAGGTATAA